A stretch of Alkalicella caledoniensis DNA encodes these proteins:
- a CDS encoding NAD(P)-binding protein, whose product MKNSNKKVAIMGAGVSGLACAIELEKHGIFPDIFETNKHVGSRGFNHTLGWINLMYRPVKDPMLHLEKEYGIHLRAMEEIRRVNFYTANTSATLTGKLGYIHMAGPDERGIVPQLKSYVKSPIHYNAIVNFRELAKEYDHLVVATGTPEISKLLGLWKTDIAGYVRGGTVKGNFDPYTVGMWMNTDYCQSGYGYFVPWNDRKGSLILNMLEITNHAAGRLFDNFLKDINWDVEFEDYHETPHSIGHVKRHQIDNIYLVGLAGGFLDPLFAFGSIECLESGVAAARSIALGEDFTKLVHLWLRRNQQLLMMRRYVDKFKNEDFDRAFEIVKTPGFRSLVTKTDINIIYILSKLTNTFVGHKVDKVLW is encoded by the coding sequence ATGAAAAATAGCAACAAAAAAGTCGCCATTATGGGTGCGGGAGTTTCAGGATTAGCATGTGCCATAGAGTTAGAGAAACACGGTATATTCCCTGATATATTTGAAACCAACAAACATGTTGGTTCTAGGGGGTTCAACCACACACTGGGTTGGATAAATCTTATGTACAGACCAGTTAAAGACCCCATGCTGCATTTAGAAAAGGAATACGGAATCCACCTTAGAGCCATGGAAGAAATAAGGCGTGTTAATTTTTATACAGCCAATACATCTGCTACCTTGACAGGAAAACTAGGATATATTCATATGGCTGGTCCCGATGAACGAGGAATTGTTCCACAATTAAAATCATATGTTAAAAGCCCCATCCACTATAATGCCATCGTTAATTTCCGCGAGCTTGCAAAAGAATATGATCACCTAGTAGTAGCAACAGGAACCCCGGAGATTTCTAAACTGTTGGGCCTATGGAAAACAGATATAGCAGGATATGTACGGGGTGGAACAGTTAAAGGAAATTTTGATCCTTACACTGTAGGTATGTGGATGAATACTGATTACTGTCAGTCCGGCTACGGATATTTTGTCCCATGGAATGACCGGAAAGGTTCTTTAATCCTTAATATGTTAGAAATAACAAACCATGCAGCTGGTAGGCTTTTTGATAACTTTTTGAAAGATATTAATTGGGATGTGGAATTTGAGGATTATCATGAGACCCCACATAGTATAGGCCATGTTAAGAGACATCAGATTGATAATATATATTTAGTAGGTTTGGCAGGTGGTTTTTTAGATCCTCTATTTGCATTTGGGTCAATTGAGTGTTTAGAGAGTGGAGTAGCTGCTGCAAGGAGTATCGCATTAGGTGAGGATTTCACTAAGCTAGTTCATTTATGGTTACGAAGAAACCAACAACTACTTATGATGCGTAGGTATGTTGACAAGTTTAAGAATGAGGATTTTGATAGAGCATTTGAGATTGTTAAAACCCCAGGTTTTAGGTCATTGGTAACGAAAACAGATATCAATATTATTTACATTTTATCTAAGTTAACTAATACATTTGTCGGCCATAAGGTTGATAAAGTGTTGTGGTAG
- a CDS encoding GerAB/ArcD/ProY family transporter translates to MKKLVAGEVYMLSISVVLSTAVLYLPFIIASVALQDSWLAVILGTAVAIPFTLFALALSTRFPEKGLEEIIEELFGKYLGRLLAVVYALFFLYSSALIIRQLEEFIVLSLMPETPPLAIRILFVLILFMGVYEGTLAIVRTNVYVMPVGAFVIVAVIGLATTQMNFDNLTPAFTVGLEGILNGGFFTTAWLLQIPMVILIFFKFIEIAKLKPIVKTESVFVVILTGGALLLGALGTIASFGPRLTADILYPSFAMARIISIGGFLEHIEVTFVGVWIAAMFMAGTAYCFMSILMITWVLGFKDTKKISFPMAATLFYLPAAIATDLSSVIHQLRVFFPTLCVIFGGVLPFAFLALAVVMNKGISPKELSEMQKEQENKNPKDNFGAQDGDIAENPQNGDNGQNQEDGNNTEENDDEESQSDNDKDDSSKK, encoded by the coding sequence ATGAAGAAACTAGTGGCAGGAGAAGTCTACATGCTTTCCATAAGTGTGGTACTGTCCACTGCTGTTTTGTATTTGCCATTTATAATTGCATCTGTAGCACTACAGGACTCATGGCTTGCAGTTATACTAGGTACAGCAGTGGCCATACCTTTTACTCTTTTTGCATTAGCCTTATCAACACGTTTTCCAGAAAAAGGCCTTGAAGAAATTATTGAAGAACTTTTCGGTAAATACCTTGGGAGATTACTGGCAGTAGTTTATGCTCTATTCTTCCTGTATAGCTCTGCATTAATTATTAGGCAATTGGAAGAATTTATAGTACTATCGCTTATGCCAGAAACACCTCCCCTAGCTATAAGGATACTTTTTGTGCTAATACTATTTATGGGAGTTTACGAAGGAACCCTTGCTATTGTAAGGACAAATGTTTATGTAATGCCAGTTGGAGCATTTGTAATTGTTGCAGTTATTGGACTTGCCACAACCCAGATGAACTTTGATAACTTAACACCCGCTTTTACTGTAGGATTAGAAGGAATATTAAATGGGGGCTTCTTTACCACAGCATGGCTGTTACAGATTCCTATGGTTATATTGATATTTTTTAAATTTATTGAAATCGCTAAATTAAAGCCAATAGTGAAAACAGAGTCTGTTTTTGTAGTTATATTAACAGGTGGAGCTCTGCTTCTAGGGGCTCTTGGGACCATAGCAAGTTTTGGACCAAGGCTAACAGCAGATATACTCTATCCATCCTTTGCAATGGCAAGAATTATATCAATTGGTGGTTTTTTAGAGCATATCGAGGTTACATTTGTAGGTGTATGGATTGCAGCAATGTTTATGGCAGGAACTGCTTATTGTTTTATGAGTATACTTATGATCACATGGGTACTAGGGTTTAAAGATACTAAAAAAATTTCATTTCCCATGGCAGCAACCTTGTTTTATCTACCAGCTGCCATAGCCACAGACTTATCTAGTGTCATACATCAGTTAAGGGTCTTTTTCCCTACACTATGCGTAATATTTGGCGGTGTACTACCCTTTGCTTTTTTGGCCTTAGCTGTGGTAATGAATAAGGGGATATCACCTAAAGAACTCAGCGAGATGCAAAAAGAGCAAGAAAACAAAAATCCTAAGGATAATTTTGGTGCACAAGATGGGGATATAGCCGAGAACCCTCAAAATGGGGATAATGGTCAAAATCAAGAGGATGGGAATAACACAGAAGAAAATGATGATGAAGAATCTCAATCTGATAATGACAAAGATGACAGTTCTAAGAAATAA
- a CDS encoding Ger(x)C family spore germination protein produces MNKNKNKSVSKLVITTLLILSLIPISGCWSRRELEDLAFILALGIDRQDDDFTLYALIGEPAQGTMAEGEDDELTVIEGTGKTISAAYDNLFEAADRRPFLSHLKIVIFSESLAQEGIKRTIDFMRRDLRIRGNTAMMVGQGDIKAILETQPALGGQPAIAIEEALRFNRERSKLFNTELYELLRDLTEEDRRIVLPIISEEEEKVAIRNAAYFENTTMKGTINNKQVLGLLWLRGEVQHGVFTVNPTRQPGRYITFQLMSTDVKVNPVHQDNGKLVFYIDINQSLVLNDDQSDLSITQMEEEAEIYIRNTVLETVNHAKEEGIDYIGFGMRYRRKYPSRWDEQKWKDQFQQSEVIIRVKTFINIEER; encoded by the coding sequence ATGAACAAGAATAAAAATAAAAGCGTAAGCAAGTTAGTAATAACTACCCTACTGATTTTGAGCTTAATTCCCATATCAGGTTGCTGGAGCAGGAGGGAACTTGAGGACCTTGCCTTTATATTAGCCTTGGGTATAGACAGGCAGGATGATGATTTTACACTATATGCCCTAATAGGTGAGCCTGCTCAAGGAACGATGGCAGAAGGGGAAGATGATGAACTAACTGTAATAGAGGGAACGGGTAAAACCATCTCTGCGGCTTATGACAACCTTTTTGAAGCTGCAGACAGAAGACCCTTTCTAAGTCACCTAAAAATTGTTATATTTAGCGAGTCACTGGCCCAAGAAGGAATAAAAAGAACAATTGATTTTATGCGAAGAGATCTACGTATTAGAGGTAACACTGCAATGATGGTAGGTCAAGGTGATATTAAAGCCATACTGGAGACACAACCAGCACTAGGAGGCCAACCAGCCATAGCCATAGAAGAAGCTTTAAGGTTTAATAGGGAACGTTCAAAACTATTTAACACAGAACTATATGAGTTGCTTAGAGATTTAACTGAGGAAGACAGAAGGATAGTTTTGCCTATTATAAGCGAGGAAGAAGAAAAGGTAGCCATAAGAAATGCAGCTTACTTCGAAAACACCACCATGAAGGGAACCATAAACAACAAACAGGTGTTAGGGCTTTTATGGCTAAGGGGGGAAGTGCAACATGGTGTATTTACTGTAAACCCCACAAGACAGCCAGGCAGGTACATAACTTTTCAACTCATGTCTACTGATGTTAAAGTGAATCCAGTTCACCAAGATAATGGTAAACTGGTGTTTTACATTGATATAAACCAAAGTCTTGTGCTAAATGATGATCAATCAGACCTTTCCATCACACAGATGGAAGAAGAAGCTGAGATATATATAAGAAACACTGTCCTTGAAACTGTAAACCATGCAAAAGAAGAAGGGATTGACTACATTGGCTTCGGTATGCGCTATAGACGTAAGTACCCATCAAGATGGGATGAGCAAAAGTGGAAAGATCAGTTTCAACAATCAGAAGTAATCATTAGGGTTAAAACATTTATAAACATAGAAGAACGCTAA
- a CDS encoding spore germination protein yields MKLKKPKKPITPAKKPEKTTKPNEEKQDGKISSNIENNVKRLEDIFSDNLDFILREMVIGTKGELNLAVAFMETLVDKVMISEFFLEKLSTYNYETSELPDEKFKSIEKMLKSIPAALDIEETDTWEDVLTAIVVGKAVFFLEEYGKAWIVEARAWKERGIAEPQNETVVQGPREGFVEGLQTNIGLLRRRLKTENFIAKTITIGTTTNNDIVVCYLKGVADDAMVKEVEQKINGINIEGLVTGNVINEFIEETPFTPFKLISTTERPDKIAASLLEGRVAILTENTPSAMIIPTVFWQFFQSSEDYYERFPIATFNRLVRMAAFVLVLTLTAFYVAIATYHQEMIPTQLALAMSAIRGPVPFPTVVEALFLEVVLEGLREAGLRLPKAAGQAVSIVGALVMGQAAVEAGLVSPQLVIIVAGSGVASFLIPDYSFVIALRLLKFTLIILASILGIYGLIMGLIGIMLHLNALEGFGVPYMSPVTPFKKRDMKDIFVRAPWPQMGKSGPKNEEQGGQGQDEQE; encoded by the coding sequence TTGAAGTTAAAAAAGCCAAAAAAACCAATAACCCCTGCAAAGAAACCAGAAAAAACGACAAAACCAAATGAGGAAAAACAAGATGGGAAGATCTCAAGCAATATCGAGAACAACGTTAAAAGATTAGAAGATATTTTTTCTGATAATCTTGATTTTATACTGCGAGAGATGGTTATAGGAACAAAGGGAGAACTAAACCTGGCAGTTGCATTTATGGAAACCTTAGTCGATAAAGTTATGATTAGTGAGTTTTTCTTAGAGAAGCTCAGTACATATAATTACGAAACATCGGAATTGCCTGATGAAAAGTTCAAGAGTATAGAAAAGATGCTAAAGTCCATTCCAGCGGCCTTAGATATAGAGGAAACTGACACTTGGGAAGATGTATTGACAGCTATTGTTGTGGGTAAAGCAGTGTTTTTTTTAGAAGAATATGGGAAAGCATGGATAGTTGAAGCAAGGGCATGGAAGGAAAGGGGTATAGCAGAGCCTCAAAATGAAACTGTTGTTCAAGGGCCCAGGGAAGGTTTTGTTGAAGGACTACAAACTAACATTGGCCTTTTGAGAAGAAGATTAAAAACAGAGAATTTTATTGCAAAGACTATAACCATAGGTACTACAACAAATAATGATATTGTTGTTTGTTATTTAAAAGGTGTAGCAGATGATGCAATGGTAAAAGAAGTCGAGCAAAAGATTAACGGTATCAATATCGAAGGGTTAGTTACTGGAAATGTTATAAACGAGTTCATAGAAGAAACACCCTTCACACCATTTAAACTTATATCCACAACAGAACGACCTGATAAAATAGCAGCTAGTCTTTTAGAAGGAAGAGTAGCAATATTAACGGAAAACACACCGTCTGCCATGATTATTCCAACGGTTTTTTGGCAGTTTTTTCAATCTAGTGAAGATTATTACGAGCGTTTTCCAATAGCTACCTTCAACAGACTAGTTAGGATGGCTGCTTTTGTACTGGTTCTCACCCTGACAGCCTTCTATGTGGCCATAGCCACATACCACCAAGAAATGATCCCGACACAATTGGCCCTAGCCATGTCCGCCATAAGGGGACCAGTTCCATTTCCAACTGTGGTTGAAGCCCTATTTTTAGAAGTTGTACTGGAAGGCCTGAGAGAAGCTGGACTTAGACTACCTAAGGCAGCAGGTCAGGCTGTAAGTATTGTGGGAGCCCTAGTAATGGGTCAAGCAGCAGTTGAAGCGGGCCTAGTATCACCTCAGCTTGTAATTATAGTTGCAGGATCAGGAGTAGCCTCATTTTTGATTCCAGATTACTCCTTTGTAATCGCCCTAAGACTACTAAAGTTCACTCTGATAATATTGGCTAGTATATTAGGTATTTACGGACTAATTATGGGACTGATAGGAATAATGCTACATCTAAATGCTCTAGAAGGGTTTGGTGTACCATACATGTCCCCAGTTACCCCATTTAAAAAGAGAGACATGAAAGACATTTTTGTTAGAGCACCATGGCCACAAATGGGTAAGTCAGGCCCTAAAAACGAAGAGCAAGGGGGGCAAGGTCAAGATGAACAAGAATAA
- a CDS encoding B12-binding domain-containing radical SAM protein, whose protein sequence is MKVLLVGINAKYIHTNLAIRYLRNSIEELPIEVSIYEPSINNHFDDVLMNIYIQKPDILGFSCYIWNIEMVNKLCSSLSKVLPDTKIVLGGPEVSFETVDYLKQHPYIHCIIKGEGEIPFKKVIQAINTGVSIENIPAVMTKNTDNNMGEVPDLTDRIFPYNGEDLTALSQQILYYEASRGCPFSCSYCLSSTTHGVRYVDVEKVKKELELISQATSMIKFVDRTFNCDIDKTIDILTFIKNLDTETTFHLEISAHLITEELLNLLEQMPLNRIQLEIGVQTTNEESVKAIQRSTNFKKIKEIVSRVNHFNNIHQHLDLIAGLPYENFESFKKSFNDVMALKPHKLQLGFLKLLKGSKIREESGLHQYKFNEFAPYEILESKYIKFHEMIKLKGIEHLLETFYNSHKFEKTMEYLHGKLGNYFEVYEKIYEFYQEKNLVGANISHNDLYQLLEEFSELVDVPKNVFMEILKYDYLLHKRTNTLPEFFGEKTKLKERVFEFLKDPSNIEKYIPHFSDIRPTEIYKQIIVEKFAVNPISLKEEVVYLLFDYKSKEGLFEKPRVLEINI, encoded by the coding sequence TTGAAAGTCTTGCTTGTGGGAATAAATGCAAAATATATACACACTAATTTAGCCATACGTTATTTAAGAAATTCTATAGAAGAGCTTCCCATAGAAGTCTCCATATATGAACCATCAATAAACAATCACTTTGACGATGTCTTAATGAATATTTATATACAAAAGCCTGATATATTAGGCTTTTCTTGTTATATCTGGAATATCGAGATGGTTAATAAACTGTGTAGTTCTTTAAGTAAAGTTCTCCCAGACACTAAGATAGTACTTGGTGGACCAGAAGTGTCATTCGAAACAGTAGATTATTTAAAGCAACATCCATATATCCACTGCATAATAAAAGGGGAAGGGGAGATACCCTTTAAGAAAGTTATACAGGCCATAAATACCGGTGTAAGCATAGAGAATATCCCTGCAGTGATGACTAAAAATACCGACAACAACATGGGCGAAGTACCAGACCTGACTGATAGGATATTCCCATACAATGGCGAAGACTTAACAGCCCTATCACAACAGATACTATATTATGAAGCAAGTAGGGGTTGCCCTTTTAGCTGCTCATATTGTTTATCATCAACTACCCATGGTGTTAGGTATGTTGATGTAGAGAAGGTTAAAAAGGAATTAGAGCTAATTAGTCAGGCTACATCAATGATTAAATTTGTAGATAGAACCTTTAACTGTGACATAGACAAAACAATAGACATATTAACATTTATTAAAAATCTAGACACCGAAACTACATTTCACTTAGAAATCTCAGCACACTTAATCACAGAAGAACTTTTAAACCTATTAGAACAAATGCCCTTAAACAGGATTCAGCTAGAAATAGGGGTTCAGACAACAAATGAAGAAAGTGTAAAAGCCATCCAACGTTCAACAAATTTTAAAAAAATAAAGGAAATAGTAAGTAGAGTAAATCACTTTAACAATATACATCAACACTTAGACCTCATAGCTGGCTTGCCTTATGAGAATTTTGAGTCATTTAAGAAATCCTTTAATGATGTAATGGCCCTTAAACCTCACAAGCTACAGCTAGGTTTTTTAAAGCTACTTAAAGGATCAAAGATAAGGGAAGAAAGCGGGTTACATCAGTATAAATTTAATGAATTTGCACCATATGAAATACTAGAAAGCAAATATATAAAATTCCATGAAATGATCAAGTTAAAGGGAATTGAACACTTATTAGAAACATTCTATAATAGCCATAAGTTCGAAAAAACAATGGAATATCTACATGGAAAACTAGGTAATTACTTTGAGGTGTACGAAAAAATATATGAATTCTACCAAGAGAAAAACTTGGTTGGTGCTAATATATCCCATAATGATTTATACCAGCTATTAGAGGAATTTTCTGAATTGGTAGATGTGCCTAAGAATGTCTTTATGGAGATACTGAAATACGACTACCTATTACATAAAAGAACAAATACCCTACCAGAATTTTTTGGAGAAAAGACAAAGCTAAAGGAGAGAGTCTTTGAATTTTTAAAAGATCCCTCGAATATTGAAAAATACATACCTCACTTTTCAGATATTAGGCCAACTGAAATATACAAACAGATAATAGTAGAGAAATTTGCTGTCAATCCCATATCCCTAAAAGAAGAAGTTGTTTATCTGCTATTTGATTATAAATCCAAAGAAGGTCTTTTTGAGAAACCTAGGGTTTTAGAAATAAATATTTAG
- a CDS encoding D-alanine--D-alanine ligase family protein, whose amino-acid sequence MKKNILFLFNAVEDSKRVGIFGECASFKAVDAIYNGLIKSGNNVEPLNVLNPQQLSDKINQGNYHLAFVIAEGYLEIPETLYDGSGSQLIRQVLKAHNLPYTHSDIECMEFCRNKDFTYQILKENGILVPSFCVLNPDLDLLDQLQEIDATMDYPLFVKPTGGGNSIGIDESSIVYNFEQLDNKVTALITQLGNVMILVETYLSGREYTIGVIGDDNPFVLPVVGFPLTYKVRSFNSKKAEHSQRESFQIVDCDDPRYLQIQDLAIKTFKSVGAEDVIRLEVREDSNKNLYVIDVNGTPAVTQGASLAFMMEQLGLEHYQLICSVLYFAMLKNDIEVNSELKNIMGHILGVLAPYQQTINTAQQAM is encoded by the coding sequence GTGAAAAAGAATATTTTATTTTTATTTAATGCCGTGGAGGATAGTAAAAGAGTAGGTATTTTCGGTGAATGTGCTTCTTTTAAAGCGGTTGATGCAATTTATAATGGATTAATAAAAAGCGGGAACAATGTGGAGCCTTTAAATGTTTTGAATCCACAACAATTGTCAGATAAAATCAATCAAGGAAACTATCATTTGGCCTTTGTTATAGCTGAAGGTTATTTAGAAATTCCAGAAACTTTGTATGATGGTTCAGGCTCACAACTTATACGTCAAGTTCTAAAAGCCCATAATCTCCCATATACCCATTCCGATATTGAATGTATGGAGTTTTGTAGAAACAAGGATTTCACCTATCAGATTTTAAAAGAAAACGGCATTTTAGTCCCTAGCTTCTGTGTGTTGAATCCAGATTTAGACTTATTAGATCAGCTTCAAGAAATAGATGCTACCATGGATTACCCTTTATTTGTCAAGCCAACTGGTGGCGGAAATAGTATCGGTATAGATGAAAGCTCAATTGTTTATAATTTTGAGCAGTTAGATAATAAAGTTACAGCCCTGATTACTCAATTGGGCAATGTTATGATTTTAGTTGAGACATACCTAAGTGGAAGGGAATACACCATAGGTGTAATTGGTGATGATAATCCTTTTGTTCTTCCAGTTGTGGGCTTCCCTTTGACATATAAGGTTCGTAGTTTCAATTCTAAAAAAGCAGAGCATAGCCAAAGGGAGAGCTTTCAAATAGTAGATTGTGATGATCCCCGTTATCTCCAAATTCAAGACTTAGCTATCAAGACCTTTAAAAGTGTAGGTGCAGAAGATGTTATAAGGCTTGAAGTACGTGAAGATAGCAATAAAAATCTATATGTTATAGATGTTAATGGAACCCCGGCTGTAACTCAAGGTGCTTCCTTAGCTTTCATGATGGAGCAGCTAGGTTTAGAGCATTATCAGCTAATTTGTTCAGTTCTGTACTTTGCTATGTTGAAAAACGACATTGAAGTTAATAGCGAGTTAAAAAACATCATGGGTCATATACTTGGTGTCCTAGCTCCATATCAACAAACTATCAATACTGCTCAACAAGCAATGTAA
- a CDS encoding GNAT family N-acetyltransferase, whose product MSIRRARLEDKEQMLEISKDVWEGTDYIPMVVDQWLSDEKGEFTVLEVDGKVRAYAKFTYITDEDVWLEGIRVDRNHRKLGYANIITQYYIEKAIQLKAKTLKFSTYYENYGSIKSGEKHGFIRECGFTHMTLVNPEMFTDVKETAINCNEPEIAWEIIKSSNEYQLSNGYLAESWKFYKLSKEKIKEHSNENRIIISPDKKALLIYKVQQNNLPNINFYCGEKESLKTCLNSFHKLKPAGDDELEVMTYPTPLNEVLEQSGYKLWEESISPNVYMFNYPLTK is encoded by the coding sequence GTGAGTATAAGAAGGGCAAGATTAGAAGATAAAGAGCAGATGTTGGAAATAAGCAAAGATGTATGGGAAGGAACAGACTACATTCCAATGGTTGTAGATCAGTGGCTAAGTGATGAAAAAGGGGAGTTTACGGTACTAGAAGTGGATGGGAAAGTAAGGGCATACGCTAAATTCACTTATATCACTGATGAAGATGTATGGCTTGAAGGAATACGGGTGGATAGAAATCATAGGAAGTTAGGATATGCAAATATAATTACTCAATACTACATAGAAAAAGCTATACAACTAAAGGCAAAAACCCTTAAATTTTCCACATACTACGAAAACTACGGAAGCATAAAAAGCGGTGAAAAACACGGTTTCATACGTGAGTGTGGGTTTACTCATATGACATTAGTAAACCCAGAGATGTTTACTGATGTAAAGGAAACAGCCATTAACTGTAATGAACCAGAAATTGCGTGGGAAATAATCAAAAGCTCCAATGAATACCAATTATCCAATGGTTATCTTGCTGAAAGCTGGAAGTTCTATAAGCTAAGTAAAGAAAAGATAAAAGAGCACTCTAATGAAAATCGTATAATAATAAGCCCAGACAAAAAAGCTCTTTTGATTTATAAGGTACAACAAAATAACTTACCAAACATTAATTTCTACTGTGGGGAGAAGGAATCACTGAAGACTTGCTTAAATTCATTTCATAAGCTAAAGCCAGCTGGTGACGACGAACTAGAAGTGATGACATATCCTACCCCATTAAATGAAGTACTTGAACAAAGTGGCTACAAACTTTGGGAAGAGAGTATTTCTCCAAATGTATACATGTTCAACTACCCACTAACGAAATAA
- a CDS encoding metallophosphoesterase, with protein MAKRIIAIGDIHGRLDLLLKSLKLCGVIGSDNKWKAFNTVVIQMGDLIDRGPHSLKVIKLVNNLKKQAVKHNSRFELLYGNHEVMALFAGLGNNYAKMHWYYNGGYSVYKEWLKATGRDDYDNSWPCLPDFYQDFSPQGFYGKRLLQNNRCTLVVDRILFTHGGLQGNIPLEEIEEKVKLTFTQGSIDEYQTGIFSREGLFWLRNYDKYLLTKTCKNMGIKYQVVGHTPKNGLSVECEGKLVYVDVGINQNNLACAIEFKGDKIKVYTEKQAMILDEPLTDIFIPMVERPKSYPYKVPKYKEGDNIKLFSVNGSEFEVDFEILEIIKDFDFLWYAGNFIYKENGETKVETGTWPIGHVDRHGKKIQ; from the coding sequence GTGGCAAAAAGAATAATAGCCATTGGAGATATTCACGGAAGATTGGATTTGCTCCTCAAATCACTGAAATTGTGTGGTGTTATTGGCAGTGATAACAAATGGAAAGCTTTTAACACCGTAGTTATACAAATGGGTGACCTCATTGACCGTGGTCCCCACTCGTTAAAGGTAATAAAATTAGTAAATAATCTAAAAAAGCAAGCAGTTAAGCATAACTCAAGGTTTGAATTGTTGTATGGTAACCATGAGGTAATGGCATTATTTGCAGGTCTTGGCAATAACTATGCAAAAATGCACTGGTATTATAATGGGGGATACAGTGTATACAAGGAATGGCTTAAGGCAACAGGAAGGGATGATTATGACAATTCTTGGCCATGCCTGCCAGATTTTTATCAGGATTTCTCTCCCCAGGGGTTTTATGGGAAAAGACTGCTTCAAAATAATAGATGTACATTAGTTGTAGATAGAATTTTGTTTACCCATGGAGGATTACAGGGGAATATCCCTTTAGAAGAGATTGAAGAAAAAGTTAAACTAACCTTCACCCAAGGGTCTATAGATGAATATCAAACAGGGATTTTTAGCAGGGAAGGGCTTTTTTGGCTAAGAAATTATGATAAATACCTGCTAACAAAAACCTGTAAAAATATGGGTATCAAATACCAAGTGGTAGGCCATACACCAAAAAATGGCCTATCTGTAGAATGCGAAGGTAAGCTAGTTTATGTGGATGTAGGAATTAACCAAAACAATCTAGCCTGCGCCATTGAATTTAAAGGAGACAAGATAAAGGTTTATACAGAAAAGCAAGCTATGATTTTAGATGAGCCTTTAACTGATATTTTTATCCCCATGGTAGAAAGGCCTAAAAGCTATCCATATAAAGTCCCTAAGTATAAGGAAGGGGATAATATAAAGCTTTTTTCAGTAAATGGGTCGGAATTCGAAGTGGATTTTGAAATTCTTGAGATAATTAAAGATTTTGACTTTTTATGGTACGCTGGTAATTTTATATACAAGGAAAATGGAGAAACAAAAGTAGAAACAGGGACTTGGCCAATAGGGCACGTGGATAGGCACGGTAAAAAAATACAATAA